In Brassica rapa cultivar Chiifu-401-42 chromosome A06, CAAS_Brap_v3.01, whole genome shotgun sequence, a single window of DNA contains:
- the LOC103872204 gene encoding uncharacterized protein LOC103872204, which translates to MALSSSFSLSVFLLIVVSVQWALVFSESTISTSPAVLPYINAPDMSSFFPSPTKNRSFDTAASPVPEAPAPGPSSGQFNGNVVGMSMQLRPDLSLVLVIVGICGTVTSLML; encoded by the coding sequence ATGGCTCTGTCTTCTAGCTTCTCGCTTTCCGTGTTTCTCTTGATCGTTGTGTCGGTTCAATGGGCTCTGGTTTTTAGTGAATCCACAATCTCAACTTCTCCTGCTGTCTTACCGTATATCAATGCACCAGATATGTCTTCATTTTTCCCTTCTCCGACCAAAAACCGGTCATTTGATACTGCTGCCTCTCCTGTTCCAGAAGCACCCGCGCCTGGTCCTAGCTCAGGCCAGTTTAATGGGAATGTTGTAGGCATGTCGATGCAGCTCCGTCCTGATCTTTCTTTGGTTCTGGTCATTGTTGGTATCTGTGGGACTGTTACTTCATTAATGTTGTAA
- the LOC103871975 gene encoding V-type proton ATPase subunit C, translating to MTSRYWVVSLPVKDSSSTLWNRLQEQISKHSFDTPVYRFNIPNLRVGTLDSLLALGDDLLKSNSFVEGVSQKIRRQIEELERISGVESNALTVDGVPVDSYLTRFVWDEAKYPTMSPLKEVVDNIQSQVAKIEDDLKVRVAEYNNVRGQLNAINRKQSGSLAVRDLSNLVKPEDVVTSEHLVTLLAVVPKYSQKDWLACYETLTDFVVPRSSKKLFEDNEYALYTVTLFTRVADNYRTSAREKGFQIRDFEHSVEAQETRKQELQKLVQDQESLRSSLLQWCYTSYGEVFSSWMHFCAVRIFAESIMRYGLPPAFLACVLSPAVKSEKKVRSILERLCDSTNSGYWKSEEDAGAMAGLAGDSETHPYVSFTINLA from the exons ATGACTTCGAGGTACTGGGTGGTGTCTCTACCAGTGAAGGACTCTTCTTCCACCTTGTGGAATCGTCTTCAAGAGCAGATCTCCAAGCATTCCTTCGACACTCCGGTTTATCGG TTCAACATCCCTAATCTTCGCGTTGGAACATTGGATTCTCTACTCGCTCTCGGCGATGATCTGCTCAAG TCGAACAGCTTCGTGGAGGGAGTTTCTCAGAAGATAAGGAGACAGATCGAGGAGCTGGAGaggatatctggtgttgagagCAATGCTCTTACGGTTGATGGAGTTCCTGTTGATTCTTATCTCACCAG GTTTGTCTGGGATGAAGCCAAGTACCCAACAATGTCACCTCTCAAGGAGGTTGTTGACAATATTCAGTCCCAGGTTGCCAAGATTGAGGATGATCTCAAG GTTCGTGTGGCTGAATATAACAACGTCCGCGGTCAACTCAATGCCATTAACCGAAAGCAAAGTGGAAG CTTAGCTGTTCGTGACCTATCAAACTTGGTTAAGCCAGAAGATGTTGTCACGTCTGAACATCTCGTGACTCTTCTTGCTGTTGTTCCAAAGTATTCTCAAAAGGACTGGCTAGCATGTTACGAGACATTGACCGACTTTGtg GTTCCCAGGTCCTCGAAGAAATTGTTTGAGGATAACGAGTATGCTCTTTACACCGTCACTCTTTTTACTCGTGTTGCAGACAATTACAGGACAAGTGCCCGCGAGAAAGGGTTCCAA ATTCGTGACTTTGAACACAGCGTTGAAGCACAAGAGACTCGCAAACAAGAGCTACAAAAGTTGGTTCAGGATCAGGAAAGCTTGAGAAGCTCTCTTTTGCAGTGGTGCTACACCAGTTATGGAGAG GTTTTTAGCTCCTGGATGCATTTCTGTGCCGTGCGTATATTCGCTGAGAGCATTATGAGATATGGTTTACCTCCGGCTTTCTTG GCATGTGTCTTGTCTCCGGCTGTAAAAAGTGAAAAGAAAGTCCGCTCCATTCTTGAACGCTTGTGTGATTCTACCAACAG TGGATACTGGAAAAGCGAGGAGGATGCAGGAGCCATGGCTGGTTTAGCCGGTGACTCCGAGACGCATCCTTATGTATCCTTCACGATCAACCTTGCTTAA
- the LOC103871976 gene encoding uncharacterized protein LOC103871976, translating into MDVYISEEYVNRRRMEKRAAAVAGKNLRFGFCACDRLEKRKNIPQIPEPAGPENEFRVTRGGVYESCVFQCFSP; encoded by the coding sequence ATGGATGTCTACATATCTGAAGAGTATGTCAACCGCAGGAGAATGGAGAAAAGAGCTGCAGCTGTTGCCGGAAAGAATCTGAGGTTCGGCTTTTGTGCATGCGATAGACTggaaaagagaaaaaacatTCCTCAGATACCAGAACCAGCTGGACCGGAGAATGAGTTTCGGGTCACCCGCGGTGGTGTTTATGAGAGTTGTGTTTTCCAATGCTTCTCGCCGTAA
- the LOC103872205 gene encoding uncharacterized protein LOC103872205: MWVTNLNRLPTRDRLSAWGMQVPINCCICSLHPESRDHIMLSCPYSITLWSEVARRLRCVVPNFCDWAELIRWACSTCPTAPSVLRMLVVQTLLYTVWQQRNNMLFNQTLSPPLVAFKDINRQVVNSITALRTRKKFRALMQLWLI, translated from the coding sequence ATGTGGGTTACTAATTTAAATCGGCTTCCAACTAGAGATAGGTTGTCTGCTTGGGGTATGCAAGTCCCTATTAATTGCTGCATCTGCTCTCTTCACCCTGAATCTAGAGACCATATCATGCTCTCTTGTCCCTATTCGATTACTCTGTGGTCTGAGGTTGCTCGCAGGCTCCGTTGCGTGGTCCCTAACTTCTGCGACTGGGCTGAGCTTATTCGTTGGGCTTGTAGTACATGTCCTACCGCCCCTTCTGTGCTAAGAATGCTTGTGGTGCAGACTCTTCTCTACACGGTTTGGCAGCAGCGCAACAATATGCTCTTCAACCAGACTTTGTCTCCCCCGCTTGTGGCGTTTAAAGACATCAACAGGCAGGTTGTTAACTCCATCACAGCACTGCGGACGAGGAAGAAATTCAGAGCCCTCATGCAGCTTTGGTTAATCTGA
- the LOC103872206 gene encoding malate dehydrogenase, chloroplastic-like: MGSADPLKACLDATLSQDQFSGLEETLKDTNVVVIDTPFPKAEGTLEDNFIANAMMVRACVEEVAGHCPDAFIIISNRMLNSIVPIMSAEVLKQRGVYDPKKLFGLMTPETELARAFVAERFVLDVEDVHVPVIGGHCSLTALPLFSKTTPHVILYKDDIILWTSEITYSINNSSEYLDYFAGNPDREYFEARGAERFVLSLLRALGGANDMFQCCFVESNMFDDIPFFGSTVKLGKKGVEAIIETDLEGLTEYEVKSLKYLKEDLIEDIEKGIEFAKNNSEVYETILV, from the coding sequence ATGGGCAGTGCCGACCCCCTCAAGGCATGTCTCGATGCCACTCTTTCTCAGGATCAGTTCAGTGGGCTGGAGGAAACACTAAAGGACACTAATGTGGTAGTTATTGATACTCCCTTTCCAAAGGCAGAAGGAACCCTTGAAGACAACTTCATTGCCAACGCAATGATGGTGAGAGCATGTGTTGAGGAAGTTGCTGGTCACTGCCCCGACGCTTTCATCATCATTTCAAACCGAATGCTCAACTCAATTGTACCAATTATGTCTGCAGAGGTCTTGAAACAAAGAGGAGTATATGATCCTAAGAAGTTGTTTGGTCTCATGACACCAGAAACTGAGTTGGCAAGAGCTTTTGTTGCTGAGCGATTTGTGCTAGATGTGGAAGATGTGCACGTCCCTGTTATTGGTGGTCATTGCAGCTTAACCGCTCTGCCACTTTTCTCCAAAACGACACCCCATGTCATCTTATACAAGGACGATATCATCTTGTGGACCTCCGAGATCACCTACTCCATAAATAATAGCAGTGAATATCTTGACTACTTTGCAGGAAATCCAGATCGTGAGTACTTTGAAGCCAGAGGAGCAGAACGTTTTGTCTTGTCGTTGCTGCGTGCACTTGGTGGAGCTAATGACATGTTTCAGTGCTGTTTTGTGGAATCCAACATGTTTGACGACATTCCTTTCTTTGGATCAACTGTGAAGCTTGGGAAGAAAGGAGTGGAAGCTATTATTGAGACTGACTTGGAAGGACTCACTGAGTACGAGGTCAAGTCCTTGAAGTATCTCAAAGAAGATCTCATTGAAGACATTGAGAAAGGTATTGAGTTTGCAAAGAATAACTCGGAGGTTTATGAGACAATACTTGTTTAG
- the LOC103871977 gene encoding glutamyl-tRNA reductase 2, chloroplastic-like, whose product MYSIRKVVNRYERFLSKSSVCRLCEPIDVELADTCSFPSSNRTLSEIKIKAMAVASAFGFNQMMSSKHHNNPSSSSPIVLGTRAFPTNNKTTGGLIRCELSSSSVSALQQLKKSAIDRYTKERSSIVVIGLSIHTAPLEMREKLAIPVAEWPQAISELCALNHIEEAAVLSTCNRMEIYVLALSHHRGVREVTLWMSKRSGIQVSDICKHWFLLYNKDATQHLFEVSAGLDSLVLGEGQILSQVKQVREKLRNGFGMVIPGLFEKAITAGKRARAETGIASGAVSVSSAAVELALTKLPPGSASSATMLVVGAGKMGKLVIKHLVAKGCTRMVVVNRSQERVAAIQEEFPSGVEIIYKPLDEMLACAGEANVIFTSTASETPLFLKEHVESFPLPADARLFVDISVPRNVGSCVAELDCARVCNVDDLKEVVAANKEDRARKAMEAQDIIIEESKKFEAWWDSLQTVPTIKKLRRKTDRIRADSVVKFMSKYGKDMDKKTKEAVEDLTRAMVNKILHGPMKHLRCDDTENRPLPETLENMEALNRMFELELELLEEKIRAKMDQK is encoded by the exons ATGTACTCGATACGTAAAGTCGTAAACCGCTACGAACGATTCTTGTCGAAATCTTCTGTTTGTCGTCTGTGTGAACCGATCGACGTAGAGCTAGCGGATACATGTTCGTTTCCCTCTTCAAATCGCACTCTGTCTGAGATTAAAATCAAGGCTATGGCGGTTGCTAGTGCGTTTGGTTTCAACCAGATGATGTCATCGAAACATCATAATAATCCATCATCCTCTTCTCCGATTGTGTTAGGCACTCGTGCTTTTCCGACGAACAACAAGACAACTGGAGGTCTGATCCGTTGCGAGCTTTCTTCATCAAGCGTCTCGGCTCTGCAGCAGCTTAAGAAGTCCGCCATTGACA gATACACAAAGGAGAGAAGCAGCATTGTTGTGATTGGTCTTAGCATCCACACTGCTCCTTTAGAGATGCGTGAGAAGCTTGCCATTCCTGTTGCTGAATGGCCTCAGGCTATCTCTGAGTTGTGCGCTTTGAATCATATTGAAGAAGCTGCTGTTCTCAGCACCTGTAACCGGATGGAGATCTATGTCTTGGCTCTCTCTCACCACCGTGGTGTCAGAGAAGTCACTCTATGGATGtccaag AGAAGTGGAATCCAAGTTTCTGACATCTGTAAGCATTGGTTTCTGTTGTACAACAAGGACGCCACGCAACATCTGTTTGAAGTCTCAGCTGGTCTGGACTCTCTTGTCCTAGGGGAAGGTCAGATACTCTCACAGGTTAAACAAGTTAGAGAGAAACTACGCAATGGGTTTGGTATGGTTATCCCTGGGCTGTTTGAAAAGGCTATCACCGCTGGGAAGCGTGCCAGAGCAGAGACAGGTATCGCCTCCGGGGCTGTTTCCGTTAGCTCTGCTGCCGTCGAGCTTGCTCTCACCAAGCTTCCACCTGGATCTGCATCGTCTGCTACGATGTTGGTCGTTGGTGCAGGAAAGATGGGGAAGCTTGTAATCAAGCACCTGGTTGCTAAAGGTTGCACTAGAATGGTGGTTGTGAACCGAAGCCAAGAGAGAGTTGCAGCTATCCAAGAGGAGTTTCCATCTGGTGTTGAGATCATTTATAAACCTCTTGATGAGATGCTAGCTTGTGCTGGAGAAGCCAACGTGATTTTCACTAGCACAGCATCTGAGACACCATTGTTCTTGAAGGAACACGTTGAGTCTTTCCCTCTTCCTGCTGATGCGAGGCTCTTTGTTGATATCTCTGTTCCTAGAAACGTTGGATCTTGTGTTGCTGAATTAGACTGTGCACGTGTTTGCAATGTGGATGACCTCAAGGAAGTTGTTGCTGCCAACAAAGAAGACAGGGCGAGGAAGGCAATGGAAGCTCAGGATATAATAATAGAGGAATCTAAAAAGTTTGAAGCGTGGTGGGACTCGCTGCAGACGGTTCCAACAATCAAGAAACTGAGAAGAAAAACAGATAGAATCAGAGCTGATTCGGTTGTAAAGTTCATGTCGAAATATGGAAAAGACATGGACAAGAAGACGAAGGAAGCAGTAGAGGATCTAACCAGAGCTATGGTGAACAAGATCCTCCACGGTCCAATGAAACATTTGAGATGCGATGACACTGAGAACAGACCGCTGCCTGAGACGCTAGAGAACATGGAGGCTCTCAACAGAATGTTTGAACTCGAACTAGAGTTACTCGAGGAGAAGATCAGAGCAAAGATGGAtcaaaaatag
- the LOC103871978 gene encoding uncharacterized protein LOC103871978 codes for MDVIALSSSASAAVSIAGSFPLFTSSVGVRRNVQAKHKRVVVSASKREEPKLSEWDQMELKFGRLLGEDPKLTLAKIVARKVNPEASFVEVEKSFYKNKGKLPDIESIPLDWSKEDTKTKKKPTSLDGLNLVKPVPRDGVKFEASDKPVVKRPNFSLKKPLDAAAAPPVAATPPKRTLPNVILRKPSSYYVSNDEEDESKLRLKRNLTLKMKNDRENERFSDMTLLRKPEPVSVNAEEDKVLSDGLTMEEGEQEDVVYSEYTLLEKPEARPEPENVEEEAVEVPEIEDTSVPTEMQLESDTSSDSSEEETINSDPVGITPVSQTTVEASLQGKPQRLDPSSAEPSVSNRGQPVTLNQEGSQVSIELKGPPTRSSLEESDWIKAESLVKTELRADVELISSSTRGFAVSYGSLIGFLPYRNLAAKWKFLAFESWLRRKGVDPSLYRQNLGVIGGQDVKAPSPDASLAASEVGNAVNGEVSSDMKLEDLLMVYDREKQKFLSSFVGQKIKVNVVMANRNSRKLIFSMRPRENEEEVEKKRNLMAKLRVGDVVKCCIKKITYFGIFCELEGVPALIHQSEVSWDATLDPASYFKIGQIVEAKVHQLDFALERIFLSLKEITPDPLTEALESVVGDNDQLGKLQAAELDAEWPDVESLIKEMEMVEGIQSVSKGRFFLSPGLAPTFQVYMAPMFENQYKLLARAGNRVQELIVEASLSKEEMKTTIMSCTNRVE; via the exons atggacgTTATCGCCTTATCCTCATCCGCTTCAGCCGCCGTATCTATCGCCGGAAGCTTCCCGTTGTTTACTTCTAGTGTTGGAGTGAGAAGAAACGTACAAGCTAAGCACAAGAGGGTTGTAGTCTCTGCTTCGAAAAGGGAAGAGCCGAAGCTGAGCGAATGGGATCAAATGGAGCTCAAGTTCGGGCGCTTACTCGGAGAAGACCCCAAACTGACTTTAGCCAAG ATTGTGGCTAGGAAAGTGAATCCAGAAGCTTCGTTTGTTGAAGTTGAGAAGTCTTTTTACAAGAACAAGGGTAAGCTTCCTGACATTGAATCGATTCCTTTGGATTGGTCAAAGGAAGAtacgaagacgaagaagaaaccCACTTCACTTGATGGGTTGAATTTGGTGAAGCCAGTTCCTAGAGACGGTGTTAAGTTCGAAGCTTCGGATAAGCCGGTGGTGAAAAGGCCAAACTTTTCTCTGAAGAAGCCATTGGATGCTGCTGCTGCTCCTCCAGTTGCTGCTACTCCTCCGAAAAGGACGTTGCCTAATGTTATTCTGAGAAAGCCGAGTTCGTATTATGTGAGTAATGACGAGGAGGATGAGTCTAAGCTGCGGTTGAAACGCAACCTGACATTGAAAATGAAGAATGATAGGGAGAATGAGAGGTTTAGTGACATGACGCTGTTGAGAAAACCGGAACCAGTGAGTGTGAATGCGGAGGAAGATAAGGTTCTAAGTGATGGATTAACTATGGAGGAAGGAGAACAAGAAGATGTAGTATACTCGGAGTATACTCTTTTAGAGAAGCCAGAAGCGAGGCCTGAGCCTGAGAACGTAGAGGAAGAAGCTGTGGAGGTGCCTGAGATTGAAGATACATCAGTTCCAACTG AAATGCAGCTTGAGAGCGATACATCATCAGATTCCTCTGAGGAGGAAACCATTAACAGTGATCCAGTCGGGATAACTCCAGTTTCTCAGACCACCGTGGAAGCATCTTTACAAGGGAAACCACAAAG ATTAGACCCGTCTTCCGCAGAGCCATCAGTTTCAAACAGAGGACAACCAGTAACCTTGAACCAAGAAGGCAGTCAGGTCTCTATTGAGCTCAAGGGACCTCCTACGAGATCTTCCTTGGAG GAAAGTGACTGGATTAAGGCAGAGTCTCTAGTTAAGACAGAGCTACGAGCTGATgttgagctaataagctccagcACTAGAGGATTTGCT GTTTCCTATGGATCTCTGATTGGATTCTTACCCTACCGGAACCTAGCAGCAAAATGGAAATTTCTCGCGTTTGAATCATGGTTGAGAAGAAAAGGTGTAGATCCATCATTGTACCGACAAAACCTTGGAGTAATTGGAGGTCAAGATGTTAAAGCTCCATCTCCAGATGCAAGCTTAGCAGCTTCCGAAGTTGGTAATGCAGTCAATGGAGAAGTTTCTTCTGATATGAAGCTGGAAGATCTTCTTATGGTGTATGACAGAGAGAAGCAGAAGTTCCTATCTTCTTTTGTTGGCCag AAAATCAAAGTGAATGTGGTAATGGCTAATAGAAACTCAAGGAAGCTTATATTCTCGATGAGGCCAAGAGAAAATGAGGAGGAAGTTGAGAAGAAACGAAACCTGATGGCTAAGCTTCGTGTTGGGGATGTTGTGAAATGCTGCATCAAGAAAATTACCTATTTTGGTATTTTCTGCGAG CTAGAAGGTGTCCCTGCATTGATTCACCAATCAGAAGTTTCATGGGATGCCACTTTAGACCCTGCTTCATATTTCAAAATCGGTCAG ATTGTGGAGGCGAAAGTGCACCAGCTAGATTTTGCTCTTGAACGTATCTTCTTGTCACTAAAAGAAATCACG CCTGATCCTCTAACAGAAGCCTTAGAGTCTGTAGTTGGTGATAATGACCAGTTGGGAAAGTTACAAGCCGCAGAGCTTGACGCTGAG TGGCCTGATGTGGAGTCTCTAATCAAAGAGATGGAAATGGTTGAAGGAATCCAATCTGTTTCAAAAGGTCGTTTCTTCTTGAGCCCTGGTCTTGCTCCTACGTTTCAG GTTTACATGGCGCCAATGTTTGAGAACCAATACAAACTGCTTGCTCGAGCTGGTAACAGAGTGCAAGAG CTAATTGTGGAAGCATCGTTGAGCAAAGAAGAGATGAAAACTACAATCATGTCTTGCACCAACAGAGTAGAATGA
- the LOC103871981 gene encoding protein PARTING DANCERS, giving the protein MATSGSSHSPSTDQPPPSLPNLGSAAGVCIMSNAWKDEQHPSLISFISAYLSSNSLRLNFVSISPDLIFNCGGVSIAFVFVTKWDDCCNVGSFFNRVKRLKTQFARLYVVATLSTKEQNDSFIRSYFQYEMEFGKPAFVLVTDAEMGFEKIVKFSQSRGMCKQQKVASKVKVERKRAVQDTDTFIRVLTSIPNIDKHDANSLYQAIGSIDATAKTSKEDILANTDLSADKTDILCRFFQDPEFYLSPRFN; this is encoded by the exons ATGGCGACTTCGGGATCAAGCCACAGTCCCTCCACAGATCAACCTCCGCCATCTCTCCCGAATTTAG GGAGTGCTGCTGGTGTTTGTATAATGAGCAATGCGTGGAAGGATGAGCAGCACCCTTCCCTGATCAGTTTCATATCAGCGTATCTCAGCTCAAACTCTTTGAGGCTTAACTTTGTCTCCATCTCCCCT GATCTGATCTTCAATTGTGGAGGCGTGTCTATTGCTTTTGTTTTTGTGACAAAGTGGGATGATTGTTGCAATGTTGGCTCCTTCTTCAACAG AGTCAAGAGGCTGAAAACGCAGTTTGCGCGACTTTACGTTGTTGCCACACTTTCAACTAAAGAACAGAATGATTCTTTCATAAGATCTTACTTCCA ATATGAGATGGAGTTTGGGAAACCTGCGTTTGTACTAGTCACTGATGCTGAGATGGGATTCGAGAAGATTGTTAAGTTTTCTCAGTCTCGCGGGA TGTGCAAGCAACAGAAGGTGGCGTCTAAGGTCAAGGTTGAG AGAAAGCGAGCTGTCCAGGATACAGACACGTTCATCAGAGTTCTCACATCCATACCCAACATTGACAAACATGATGCAAACTCG CTATACCAAGCTATCGGTTCAATCGACGCAACCGCTAAAACATCCAAAGAAGACATACTAGCAAACACAGATCTCTCAGCCGACAAGACTGATATCCTCTGCAGGTTTTTCCAGGATCCCGAGTTCTACCTCAGTCCCAGATTCAACTGA
- the LOC103871982 gene encoding E3 ubiquitin-protein ligase At1g12760 → MSTENNNTSSPPPPPPSSDAIDPAPLLLSGDENEGSNGNGGGEQRRSSSVRRPGLREAARLLSRASSGGGRAMREPSMVVREAAAEQLEERQSDWAYSKPIVVLDIVWNLAFVSVAGAVLVMARNEHPMMPLRVWLLGYALQCVLHMVCVLVEYRRRNRVRNNRTPRSRSSSSSSSSSMEEDALGSHEEVLSLGQIENERSSVAKHLESANTMFSFIWWIIGFYWVSAGGQELAQESPRIYWLSVVFLGFDVFFVVFCVALACVIGIAVCCCLPCIIAVLYAVADQEGASKEDIEQLTKFKFRKVGGDVNKHAGDEAQGNAEGVMTECGTDSPVEHTILQEDAECCICLCAYEDGSELRELPCGHHFHCSCVDKWLYINATCPLCKYDILKSSNLDREEV, encoded by the exons atgtcaacgGAGAATAACAACACCTcatcgccgccgccgccgccaccGTCATCAGACGCCATCGATCCAGCGCCTCTGCTTCTGAGCGGCGACGAGAACGAGGGAAGCAACGGCAACGGAGGAGGAGAGCAACGGAGATCCTCCTCCGTGAGGAGACCGGGGCTGAGGGAAGCCGCGAGGCTGCTGAGCCGCGCGAGCAGCGGCGGAGGGCGCGCGATGCGGGAGCCGTCTATGGTCGTGAGGGAGGCGGCGGCGGAGCAGCTGGAGGAGAGGCAGAGCGATTGGGCCTACTCGAAGCCCATCGTGGTGCTGGACATCGTGTGGAACTTGGCGTTTGTGTCGGTGGCGGGGGCTGTTCTGGTGATGGCGAGGAATGAGCATCCGATGATGCCGCTGAGGGTTTGGCTGTTGGGGTATGCGTTGCAGTGCGTGTTGCATATGGTTTGTGTGTTGGTTGAGTATAGGAGGAGGAATAGGGTGAGGAATAATAGGACTCCGAGGTcacgttcttcttcttcttcgtcttcttcctcgaTGGAGGAAGATGCTTTGGGTTCGCATGAGGAGGTCTTGTCTCTCGGGCAGATTGAGAACGAACGCAGCAG TGTTGCAAAGCATCTGGAATCTGCAAACACAATGTTTTCATTCATTTGGTGGATCATTGGATTCTACTGGGTATCTGCTGGTGGCCAAGAGCTAGCACAAGAATCTCCGCGGATTTACTG GCTGTCTGTCGTCTTTCTTGGTTTCGATGTGTTCTTCGTTGTCTTCTGCGTTGCGTTGGCCTGCGTTATTGGCATTGCTGTTTGCTGTTGCCTCCCATGTATCATTGCAGTTTTATACGCTGTTGCGGATCAG GAAGGAGCTTCGAAAGAAGACATTGAGCAGCTCACCAAATTCAAGTTTCGAAAAGTTGGTGGCGATGTCAACAAACACGCTGGTGATGAAGCCCAAGGAAACGCCGAGGGAGTAATGACAGAGTGTGGTACAGATTCACCCGTTGAACATACTATTCTGCAAGAGGATGCA GAATGTTGCATCTGTCTCTGTGCATATGAAGACGGAAGCGAACTAAGGGAGCTCCCTTGTGGTCACCATTTCCACTGCTCATGCGTAGACAAGTGGCTTTACATTAACGCGACTTGCCCGCTCTGCAAATACGACATCCTCAAGAGTAGCAACTTGGATCGTGAGGAAGTCTAG
- the LOC103871983 gene encoding RHOMBOID-like protein 6, mitochondrial — MPSSKNGGNNTQWTAWLTPVIVLACIAVFIVVMFINDCPKTVAGANGDCVPRFLRRFSFQPLRENPLLGPSSSTLEKMGALDRSKVVNGNEKWRLVTSMWLHAGVVHLIVNMFNVVLIGFRLEKQFGFIRMGLIYLIAGLGGSILSALFLQNSISVGASGALLGLLGAMLSELLTNWTIYANKLAALFTVLFIVAIDLAIGLLPWVDNFAHIGGFLTGFLLGFVILVRPQYGWEESGNSPSQYGAPRARSKYNPCQYLLFFIAAVLVVGGLAVGIVMLLKGENGNKLCKWCHHLDCIETSRWTC, encoded by the exons ATGCCGAGTAGTAAGAACGGAGGGAACAACACCCAGTGGACGGCATGGCTAACTCCGGTCATCGTCTTGGCTTGTATCGCCGTCTTCATCGTTGTCATGTTCATCAACGACTGCCCCAAGACGGTTGCTGGCGCCAACGGAGATTGCGTGCCAAGGTTTCTCCGTAGGTTCTCGTTCCAGCCTCTCAGAGAGAACCCTCTCTTGGGCCCATCTTCTTCCAC ATTGGAGAAAATGGGAGCTTTGGATCGGAGCAAAGTCGTGAACGGTAATGAGAAATGGAGGCTAGTCACGTCTATGTGGCTCCACGCCGGTGTCGTTCACCTCATTGTTAATATGTTCAATGTGGTCCTCATCGGTTTCCGCCTTGAGAAGCAGTTTGGATTCA TAAGAATGGGGCTTATCTACTTGATAGCTGGATTGGGTGGGAGCATCCTCTCGGCACTCTTCCTTCAAAACAGTATCTCCGTTGGTGCCTCAGGAGCTCTCCTTGGACTCCTTGGAGCTATGTTATCCGAGCTTCTCACCAACTGGACCATCTACGCCAACAAG CTGGCAGCTTTGTTCACAGTCTTGTTCATAGTGGCAATCGATTTGGCAATAGGCCTGCTTCCTTGGGTCGACAACTTTGCTCACATTGGTGGGTTCTTGACCGGATTTCTCCTCGGGTTTGTAATACTGGTCAGGCCTCAGTACGGGTGGGAAGAGTCCGGCAATTCTCCTTCTCAGTACGGTGCTCCTCGTGCCAGATCAAAGTATAACCCTTGCCAGTACTTGTTGTTCTTTATCGCTGCTGTTTTGGTCGTTGGGGGTTTAGCGGTTGGGATTGTGATGCTGCTCAAAGGAGAGAATGGGAACAAACTTTGCAAATGGTGCCATCACTTAGACTGCATCGAGACGTCCAGGTGGACTTGTTGA